One Hordeum vulgare subsp. vulgare chromosome 4H, MorexV3_pseudomolecules_assembly, whole genome shotgun sequence DNA window includes the following coding sequences:
- the LOC123447689 gene encoding folate transporter 1, chloroplastic, translating to MPPGTSPPPTETWTWENAVAGATAGFATVATFHPLDVVRTRFQVSGGRGLSDLPPYRNTGHAVYTIARSEGLRGLYAGFYPAVLGSTVSWGLYFYFYNRAKQRYLQEKDVQLRPFDHLASAAEAGALVCLFTNPIWLVKTRMQLQTPGHTSSYSGFSDALRTILKEEGWRALYRGIGPGLLLVTHGAIQFTAYEELRKAMIFARSKQTRGDDKGSEDLLNSVDYAALGAGSKLSAILLTYPYQVIRARLQQRPGSDGIPKYSDSWHVVKETARYEGVRGFYRGITSNLLKNLPAASVTFVVYENVIKLFRAAKEKT from the exons ATGCCGCCGGGGACCTCTCCGCCGCCGACGGAGACGTGGACATGGGAGAACGCCGTCGCCGGAGCGACCGCCGGCTTCGCCACCGTCGCGACCTTCCACCCGCTCGACGTCGTCCGGACCCGCTTCCAAG TGAGCGGCGGGAGAGGGTTGTCCGACTTGCCGCCGTACAGGAACACGGGACACGCTGTGTACACCATCGCACGATCTGAG GGCCTGAGGGGACTCTATGCCGGCTTTTATCCTGCAGTTCTGGGATCAACCGTTTCTTGGGGACTATATTTCTATTT TTATAACAGAGCTAAACAAAGATACTTGCAGGAGAAGGATGTTCAGCTCCGTCCATTCGATCATCTTGCCTCAGCTGCAGAAGCAGGTGCTTTG GTTTGCCTGTTTACCAATCCCATATGGCTGGTGAAAACACGGATGCAACTACAAACGCCCGGGCACACTTCATCTTATTCTGGATTTTCTG ATGCTTTGAGAACTATTCTGAAAGAGGAGGGATGGCGAGCACTTTATAGAGGGATCGGGCCTGGACTTTTGCTG GTCACCCATGGCGCCATACAATTCACGGCCTATGAGGAACTTCGCAAGGCTATGATATTTGCCAGAAGTAAACAAACAAGGGGAGATGACAAAGGCAGCGAGGATTTATTG AATTCCGTTGATTATGCGGCACTTGGCGCTGGTTCAAAATTATCTGCCATTCTGCTTACTTATCCTTATCAG GTTATCCGAGCCCGCTTGCAG CAACGGCCTGGTAGTGATGGTATCCCAAAGTACTCAGACAGTTGGCATGTAGTGAAGGAAACTGCAAG GTACGAAGGTGTCCGTGGGTTTTACAGGGGCATCACGTCCAACCTGTTGAAGAACCTTCCAGCGGCTTCTGTGACGTTTGTGGTGTATGAAAATGTTATCAAACTATTCAGAGCAGCCAAGGAAAAGACGTAG
- the LOC123447690 gene encoding GATA transcription factor 19-like isoform X2 produces the protein METVPSIFSLVQAALLVLGGCELPTGLVSMAGPTAYGEKSTTVAAKRVASLMRFREKRKERCFDKKIRYGVRKEVAQKMKRRKGQFAGRADFGDAASSSAACVSAADGEDDHFRESHCQNCGVSSRLTPAMRRGPAGPRTLCNACGLMWANKGTLRSPLNAPKMTVQHPANPSKMESVDDDKAIVCAEHNHTAVKMDSEMSPEQEQKPELRPATEGDSMADS, from the exons ATGGAGACAGTTCCCTCGATTTTCAGCCTG GTTCAAGCTGCTCTATTGGTGCTTGGAGGGTGTGAGCTGCCTACTGGTTTAGTAAGCATGGCTGGGCCTACTGCATATGGTGAAAAG AGTACAACTGTGGCTGCCAAAAGGGTTGCTTCCTTAATGAGGTTTCGTGAGAAGAGGAAGGAAAGATGTTTTGATAAGAAAATAAGATACGGAGTGCGCAAGGAAGTTGCCCAAAA GATGAAACGGCGTAAAGGACAGTTTGCTGGAAGGGCAGATTTTGGTGATGCTGCAAGTTCTTCTGCAGCTTGTGTCTCTGCAGCCGATGGCGAGGATGATCATTTCCGAGAATCCCA TTGTCAAAACTGTGGTGTCAGCTCAAGGCTTACTCCAGCAATGCGTCGGGGGCCGGCTGGCCCAAGGACCCTCTGTAATGCTTGTGGCCTGATGTGGGCAAATAAG GGTACTCTGAGAAGTCCTTTGAATGCCCCAAAGATGACGGTGCAGCATCCCGCCAATCCGAGTAAAATG GAAAGTGTGGATGATGATAAAGCAATTGTGTGTGCTGAGCATAACCATACCGCGGTCAAAATGGACTCTGAGAT GAGTCCGGAACAAGAACAGAAACCGGAACTGCGCCCGGCGACCGAAGGCGACAGCATGGCTGATTCATGA
- the LOC123447690 gene encoding GATA transcription factor 19-like isoform X1, with protein sequence MAAEPAADGHDPPLADASGDDDAAAADALLSAASEQLTLVYQGEVYVFDPVPPQKVQAALLVLGGCELPTGLVSMAGPTAYGEKSTTVAAKRVASLMRFREKRKERCFDKKIRYGVRKEVAQKMKRRKGQFAGRADFGDAASSSAACVSAADGEDDHFRESHCQNCGVSSRLTPAMRRGPAGPRTLCNACGLMWANKGTLRSPLNAPKMTVQHPANPSKMESVDDDKAIVCAEHNHTAVKMDSEMSPEQEQKPELRPATEGDSMADS encoded by the exons ATGGCGGCGGAGCCCGCGGCGGACGGCCACGATCCCCCGCTGGCGGATGCCTCCGGCGACGACGACGCCGCGGCGGCGGACGCGCTCCTGAGCGCGGCCTCGGAGCAGCTGACGCTGGTGTACCAGGGGGAGGTCTACGTCTTCGACCCCGTCCCGCCCCAAAAG GTTCAAGCTGCTCTATTGGTGCTTGGAGGGTGTGAGCTGCCTACTGGTTTAGTAAGCATGGCTGGGCCTACTGCATATGGTGAAAAG AGTACAACTGTGGCTGCCAAAAGGGTTGCTTCCTTAATGAGGTTTCGTGAGAAGAGGAAGGAAAGATGTTTTGATAAGAAAATAAGATACGGAGTGCGCAAGGAAGTTGCCCAAAA GATGAAACGGCGTAAAGGACAGTTTGCTGGAAGGGCAGATTTTGGTGATGCTGCAAGTTCTTCTGCAGCTTGTGTCTCTGCAGCCGATGGCGAGGATGATCATTTCCGAGAATCCCA TTGTCAAAACTGTGGTGTCAGCTCAAGGCTTACTCCAGCAATGCGTCGGGGGCCGGCTGGCCCAAGGACCCTCTGTAATGCTTGTGGCCTGATGTGGGCAAATAAG GGTACTCTGAGAAGTCCTTTGAATGCCCCAAAGATGACGGTGCAGCATCCCGCCAATCCGAGTAAAATG GAAAGTGTGGATGATGATAAAGCAATTGTGTGTGCTGAGCATAACCATACCGCGGTCAAAATGGACTCTGAGAT GAGTCCGGAACAAGAACAGAAACCGGAACTGCGCCCGGCGACCGAAGGCGACAGCATGGCTGATTCATGA